The genomic DNA CGGTCACCGTGGTCTGCATCACGCACTCCTCGCCATGGCCGATGGGCTTGCTAGCCGCGGCATCGCGGTCGTCCCAATTTTCCTCGGTCTGGAAGATCCAGCGGCTGCCGGAGGTGGTCCACGGCAGATGCACCGCGTCCAGCGCCTGGGCGAGGAAGCCGACGTCATGGGTGATCTCCGCGACGTTCGAGAAATGGATGCCGGACCGGAAGGCGGCGTTGCCGGTGCGGTCGATGAGTAGCACTTGGACTTCCCAATCGCCGTAGTCGCTGCCCTGCGGCAGCTCCACTGGCAGTTGGTAGATCCCGTCGTTCACGGTGCCGCCCGGGAGCAGGTCGGCTGGACCGAACGACAGGGAGTTGGCGAATTCATCGCCATTCGGCTTGTAAACCCACAGGAAGCCGCGGTCGATGCCGCTCAGCGTATCCACGCCATGAATGGTCAATGTCAACTCGGCCGCTTCGCTGGCGGTGCTGAAGGGATCGGGGTTGATTTCCGCCGAGCCGATCTCCGGAGCCGCGCTATCCACCTCCCCGGTATTCACCACGGTGAACTCGCCGTCGTCCGGCACCGGAAGCGGGATATCGTCGGGATGCTGGCCAAAGGTCCTAGCATTGCCCGAGTGGTCGAAGACCAGCACATCCACCCGCCAGTCGCCTGGCTCGCCATACTGCGGCACCTCGTTGATCGTGAGCTGATAGGTGCCGTCCAAGGCGTCGCCGTCGGGCAGTCGTGTATCCTCGCCGTTGAAGTAGAAGGATTTGATGTGATTCCCGTTGCCGTTGATCAGGATGAAGTTGCCGAAGCTGAAGCCGCTGTCGTCATCGGTGATGTGCGCCGTGATCGACACCGAGCCGGGGCCGGATGTGACATCAACGGTTTCCGGCGTGATCGAAATGGAGGTAACGACCGGGTGGGCGGTGTCATCGGCAAGGAGGGGGCAGGCGGACAGGCAGGCCGCTGCCAAAAGAAAGGCGAACGCTTTCATTCGGGGGATGGGTTGGGGAAGGGGTGCCGGGAAAAGGGGGAGGTCTTCCCGGCGGATAGGGGAACGCTAGGGAATCGCCGGAGACGGGGCAAGCGGATCTCCCGCCACTTAGAAGGGCAAAATGCCTCGGAGTCGGGCAGCGAGGCTCTGCTTGGGTGGCTGAAAGCTCTCATCTTCGCTCCGGGTTCTGAATAGGAACATCGTGCCCGAACTGAGAGAACCGGTTTCGTCGCCTATCGTGAGGGAGGTGCCCTGCCTGAGATGTGGGCGGGCGGCTTCGAGGACTTGATCACACGTCGCGAAGCGGTCGATCAGAATCACGACGTCGGAATTCTCCCCTTGGGGAGTGAAGGGTGTACCGGAACGCCTGAGGTCCACCACGACCGGAGTGGACCCGGCGGTGAGGTGACCCGATCCCATTCCCGGGAGATGAAAATTGAGCGAGTCGCCCTCAACTCTCAATTGATAGTAGGGGTAGCCCAAACCTGCCAATGGCTCGATGGTGGGAGACCACGCTGAAAGGAGGGTGCCTGCCGGGGCATCAAGAACGAAGTGCTGATAACCTGGCTGAAGCTCGTCCGACCTTGGCCAGTGTTCAATTTCGGCGGCAGTGAATTTCGCGGCTTCCCGGCTTCCAAGCGAAAGCAGGCCATCCGGATGCAGGAACAGTGTCCGCGGCTCGGTCGCTGGCGGCTTCAGCGCAAGCGCTACCGCCATCGCCACGATGATGAAGAGGACCAGCAATCCGGCGGGCTTGAGACTTCGCCGTTTCTTCGCCGGGATGGCTGGGTCCGCTTCCACGAGGGCTACAAGTTCGCGATGCCTTCGATCACCAGGCGCGACCAGCTTTCCAAGTTCGGCAGGAGCGGCCCTTGGAGTTCGGCGAGTTCGCTGAAGCAGAGGTTGGCCAAGGCGTCTTCGCGGGCTGCCACCCGGGTGTTGTCCAGGTCGATGACGTGGATGATGCCAAGGTGGACGCGGCCGACGTCGTTGCTGTCGTCATTGAGCAGCGCGGCGATGCGGTTGGTGTGGGTGGTTTCGAAGACGAGTTCTTCGTTCAGCTCGCGCTCGACCGCTGCGAAGTAGGCATCGCGGCCGGTGCGGCCACCGCCGGTATCGACCGGGTTGATGTGGCCGCCGACGCCGACGGAACGCATCGCGTGGAGCCGGTCCTCACCGCCGGACTTGCCGCGGGTGTAGTTGAGGATCGAGGTGCCGCAGCGGATCAGGCAATATGGGATGAGCTGCTTGTGGGTCGGGTCGGCCTCGGCTTCGGCGCGGTCCATGAAGAAGTGATTCTCGGGATCGAGCAGTTTCTCGAGCGCCTCATCCAAGCCATGGGTGCGGATGCCGTGGAACGAGCCGATGGCATCGAAAAGGGGACGGGGGACCACGAGGACTTGCTCACCGGCATACTTGGACATGGCGGGGAATTTGAAGTTCCAAGTTTGAAGTGCCAAGTGCCAAGAGAGGCAGGGGCGTTGGATCAGGCAGCAATCCCCGTGCTTCGCCGGACCTGCGCACATCGACAGGAATGTCGATGCCCCTTACCTCAGCGCATGCCAGCCTCGCTCATGCGCTCGGCCATTTCGGCCTTCTGGAGCTCGGCGGTGAACTCGCTGAGGTCGCCGGCCATGATCCCGGCGAGGTTGTGCGACGTGTGGCCGATGCGGTGGTCGGTCACGCGGCTTTGCGGGAAATTGTAGGTGCGGATCTTTTCCGAGCGGTCGCCGGAGCCGATCTGCGCGCGGCGGTGGGCGCTGTGCTTCTCCTGCTCCTCGCGGACCTTCATTTCGTAAAGGCGGGTGCGCAGGATCTGGAGGGCGCGCTCCTTGTTCTGCCCCTGCGAGCGGCCGTCCTCGCAGCGGACGTAGAGGCCGGTGGGAAGGTGGAAGACCTGCACGGCGGACTCGGTCCGGTTGACGTGCTGGCCACCAGCCCCCCCGGCGCGGCAGACCTCGATCCGCAGGTCGTCGGCCTTGAGCTCGACATCGACCTCCTCCGCCTCGGGCATGACGGCCACGGTGACGGTCGAGGTGTGGATGCGGCCCTGCGTTTCGGTCGCCGGGACGCGTTGGACGCGGTGGACGCCGGACTCGTATTTCAGCGTGCGGAAAACCTCGTCGCCG from Luteolibacter arcticus includes the following:
- the prfA gene encoding peptide chain release factor 1 codes for the protein MDYSTLISQRRRRLGEIDDMMADPSFFNEPKKAGEVVREHRKIKQTLDLWERLETARRQLEENDELSRGDDVDMAEMAREEIPGLQAEIEKLAEDIQYALLPADPNEDRDAIVEIRAGAGGDEASLFAAELLRLYQRYSETHGWKTEHLSSSPSEVGGFKEVFLRVTGDEVFRTLKYESGVHRVQRVPATETQGRIHTSTVTVAVMPEAEEVDVELKADDLRIEVCRAGGAGGQHVNRTESAVQVFHLPTGLYVRCEDGRSQGQNKERALQILRTRLYEMKVREEQEKHSAHRRAQIGSGDRSEKIRTYNFPQSRVTDHRIGHTSHNLAGIMAGDLSEFTAELQKAEMAERMSEAGMR